The Schistocerca cancellata isolate TAMUIC-IGC-003103 chromosome 4, iqSchCanc2.1, whole genome shotgun sequence genome contains a region encoding:
- the LOC126183400 gene encoding myophilin: MANNRAAKSGFAAEAQRKINSKYSEELAQECLEWIRVITGEDINVAGDMDNFYDTLKDGTVLCRLVNHIQPGSVKKINQSTMAFKCMENINQFLEVARQMGVPAQETFQTVDLWERQNLNSVVICIQSLGRKAEKFGKPGIGPKEAEKNVRNFTEEQLRASHSVISLQYGSNKGANQHGINFGNTRHM; encoded by the exons ATTAACAGCAAGTACAGTGAAGagcttgcacaagaatgcctagaATGGATCAGGGTGATCACTGGAGAGGACATAAATGTGGCAGGTGATATGGACAACTTCTATGACACATTGAAGGATGGAACTGTACTGTGCAG GCTTGTTAACCATATTCAGCCAGGATCTGTGAAAAAGATAAATCAAAGCACAATGGCATTCAAATGCATGGAGAATATAAACCAGTTCCTTGAAGTTGCTCGCCAAATGGGTGTGCCTGCCCAGGAAACATTCCAGACAGTAGATTTGTGGGAGCGACAGAACCTTAATTCTGTAGTCATTTGCATACAGTCATTGGGAAGAAAG GCAGAGAAATTTGGTAAACCAGGCATTGGTCCAAAAGAAGCTGAGAAGAATGTACGGAACTTCACAGAGGAGCAGCTGCGTGCTAGTCACAGTGTGATAAGCCTGCAATATGGCAGCAACAAGGGTGCGAACCAACATGGGATCAACTTTGGCAACACTCGACACATGTAG